In Grus americana isolate bGruAme1 chromosome 28, bGruAme1.mat, whole genome shotgun sequence, a single window of DNA contains:
- the EBI3 gene encoding interleukin-27 subunit beta, which produces MASETAGGPGPQRPHAWESLWSHAGRRVPAGDGVSCARKWAEVRPGLRLPAPTVTEPLVPDAWPRCGPWNRAVPLSLPDMKWLWVMAFVAPACAVPYNGTAGGTGDRGRCTLQHGTLGTEVLLRCPATAGGPAEWRRGGTVLGTYPAPGLALPNASLAHEGHYSCHHPGTGETWATICLRLGYPPALPAVKCWAISYPQAVNCSWVLAPEPLLDTDFVATYRHGVWGATEPGECIRTGPRSCSFGDVQMFSLTPYVVNVTAVNPLGAASSLLPFLLENIIKPDPPEDLRVSPIPGETKKLLLEWSPPGSWPFPEYFPLKYRIRYAQEGSVTQTIGPYEQTSYTLMGVRPGTLHHIQVAAKDFTDAGEFSAWSLPASGTPWMEP; this is translated from the exons ATGGCCAGTGAGACAGCTGGGGGGCCAGGCCC GCAGAGGCCCCATGCATGGGAATCCCTATGGAGCCACGCTGGGCGGCGAGTCCCCGCTGGGGACGGTGTTTCCTGCGCGAGGAAGTGGGCTGAGGTccggccggggctgcggctTCCCGCACCGACGGTGACAGAGCCTCTGGTCCCAGACGCCTGGCCCCGCTGCG GTCCCTGGAACCGGGCAGTTCCGCTGAGTCTCCCTGACATGAAGTGGCTTTGGGTGATGGCGTTTGTGGCACCCGCCTGCGCCGTTCCCTACAACGGCACGGCGGGCGGCACCGGGGACAGAG GCCGCTGCACCTTGCAGCACGGCACCCTGGGCACCGAGGTGCTGCTGCGGTGCCCGGCCACGGCGGGGGGGCCAGCTGAGTGGCGCCGGGGGGGGACTGTCCTGGGAACGTATCCTGCACCGGGGCTGGCCCTCCCCAACGCCAGCCTGGCCCATGAGGGCCACTACAGCTGCCACCACCCTGGCACCGGTGAGACCTGGGCCACCATCTGCCTGCGGCTGGGCT atCCCCCGGCACTGCCTGCCGTCAAGTGCTGGGCCATCAGCTACCCGCAGGCAGTGAACTGCTCCTGGGTCCTGGCCCCCGAGCCGCTGCTGGACACCGACTTCGTGGCCACGTACAG gcacgGCGTCTGGGGGGCCACAGAGCCGGGTGAGTGCATCCGCACGGGGCCGCGGAGCTGCTCCTTTGGGGATGTGCAGATGTTCTCCCTCACCCCCTACGTGGTGAACGTGACGGCCGTGAACCCCCTGGGCGCTGcctccagcctcctgcccttcctcctgGAGAACATCA TAAAGCCGGACCCCCCCGAGGACCTGCGGGTCTCACCCATCCCCGGGGAGACcaagaagctgctgctggagtgGAGCCCGCCGGGGTCCTGGCCCTTCCCGGAGTACTTCCCGCTGAAGTATCGCATCCGCTACGCCCAGGAGGGCTCTGTCACCCAAACG ATCGGGCCATACGAGCAGACGTCTTACACCCTGATGGGGGTGCGGCCCGGGACCCTCCACCACATCCAGGTGGCCGCCAAGGACTTCACAGACGCCGGGGAGTTCAGCGCCTGGAGCCTGCCGGCCTCGGGGACGCCCTGGATGGAGCCGtga